One stretch of Miscanthus floridulus cultivar M001 chromosome 18, ASM1932011v1, whole genome shotgun sequence DNA includes these proteins:
- the LOC136521549 gene encoding ATP-dependent Clp protease proteolytic subunit-related protein 2, chloroplastic-like → MAAPANSSCFHPRATASPPSSLSVGTKVFVGLRAQTKLGSSESSCPNVSAGFYTAVNRRISLGLSNKKATRARISMMPIGTPRVPYRTPGEGTWQWLDIWNALYRERIIFIGDNIDEEFSNQVLASMLYLDSIDNSKKIMLYINGPGGDLTPCMTLYDTMLSLKSPIGTHCLGFAFNLAGFILAAGEKGSRTGMPLCRISLQSPAGAARGQADDIENEANELIRIKNYLYGKLAEHTGHSVEKIHEDLSRVKRFDAEGALEYGIIDRIIRPSRIKKEGSTAQRRDMRNLGLG, encoded by the exons ATGGCGGCGCCGGCCAACTCCTCATGCTTCCACCCCCGTGCCACCGCCAGCCCGCCGTCTTCTCTCAG CGTCGGCACCAAGGTCTTCGTCGGGCTCAGGGCGCAGACCAAGCTCG GGTCGTCGGAGTCGTCGTGCCCGAATGTCAGCGCTGGGTTCTACACTGCCGTCAACCGGAGGATCTCTCTGGG GTTGTCAAACAAGAAGGCAACCAGAGCCCGCATTTCGATGATGCCTATTGGTACTCCACGGGTGCCTTACAGAACACCTGGTGAAGGAACCTGGCAATGGCTTGACATATGGAATGCTCTG TACCGTGAGCGGATTATCTTCATTGGGGACAATATAGATGAAGAGTTCAGCAACCAAGTGTTGGCAAGCATGCTGTATCTTGACAGCATTGATAATTCCAAAAAGATAATGTTATACATTAATGGACCAGGAGGAGAT CTTACTCCGTGTATGACACTATACGATACCATGCTAAGTCTAAAAAGTCCTATTGGCACGCACTGCTTGGGCTTTGCATTCAACCTGGCAGGATTTATTCTTGCAGCTGGTGAAAAG GGTTCACGTACTGGTATGCCTCTATGCCGGATTTCACTTCAGTCACCTGCTGGAGCAGCTCGAGGCCAG GCTGATGATATAGAAAATGAAGCGAACGAGCTTATTCGTATCAAGAACTATCTCTATGGCAAGCTCGCAGAGCACACAGGTCATTCTGTCGAGAAG ATCCATGAGGACCTCTCTAGGGTGAAGCGCTTCGATGCTGAAGGGGCTCTCGAATATGGGATTATTGACCGTATTATCAGGCCTTCTAGGATCAAGAAAGAGGGCTCCACTGCCCAAAGGAGGGATATGCGAAATCTGGGACTTGGCTAA